A DNA window from Cryptosporangium phraense contains the following coding sequences:
- a CDS encoding IS1096 element passenger TnpR family protein, producing the protein MTHSWWSVRVELLGGGQAGELWPRPGRIFAVNPRHTFHVFAEAIDDAFARWDRSHLHEFTVPAAASPAGGDHYDDLYVTELKYLEDYEPDRYRDADHVRLEALLGLGDEFGYVFDLGDNWRHRCVIGDGPLDPETALGIVPARPLAYWGWGYIPDPYGRLFDGDDGEAPIPAPPGDDWPWTGRPAPTVRTDHCPGQYTHTLSLPADVDDDD; encoded by the coding sequence ATGACGCACAGCTGGTGGTCGGTGCGGGTGGAGCTCCTGGGCGGCGGCCAGGCGGGCGAGTTGTGGCCGCGGCCTGGCCGGATCTTCGCGGTCAATCCGCGCCACACGTTTCATGTCTTCGCCGAGGCGATCGACGACGCGTTCGCCCGCTGGGACCGCAGCCACCTGCACGAGTTCACCGTGCCCGCCGCGGCAAGCCCAGCTGGAGGCGATCACTACGACGATCTCTACGTCACGGAGCTGAAGTACCTCGAGGACTACGAGCCGGACCGGTACCGCGACGCTGACCATGTGCGGCTGGAGGCATTGCTAGGTCTCGGCGACGAGTTCGGGTATGTCTTCGACCTCGGGGACAACTGGCGCCATCGCTGCGTAATCGGCGACGGACCGCTCGACCCGGAGACCGCGCTCGGGATCGTGCCGGCCCGCCCCCTGGCGTACTGGGGCTGGGGATACATCCCGGATCCCTATGGGCGGTTGTTCGACGGTGACGACGGTGAGGCACCCATTCCGGCGCCGCCGGGCGATGACTGGCCCTGGACCGGGCGACCTGCGCCGACGGTGCGGACCGATCACTGTCCGGGCCAGTACACCCATACGCTCAGCCTGCCCGCAGACGTCGACGACGACGATTGA
- a CDS encoding response regulator: MFYIEDDHTIRSVIVRRLTEYGYDVDAAGTAMAGLRAVTTKQYDVVLLDLGLPDLDGADLLRMIRAFADLPIIVASARDSEREIVALLKSGADDFLVKPFSLEVLVARIETVMKRTRRLARAADQVYEDGVLRLDPGLAAAHVAGEPLRLTDAEFAILNRLARHPSHIFRTAELSRLADSKELKSTISRLRLKLDRTPLGGAVIASVRDVGYLYRPPDPPAPTDAQHTAANAGDVQNAVRDERRRIARDLHDVVSQRLFTISLEFREFPVEGPEALRRRDELARRIDEANRELRAIVLALDINEETETIAAAIRHCVADYTRQLGFAPTVVIDDALNSAADDRNGRQFDIPTELERDLTATLREALSNAARHSAATEVDVSVQVDPARMLLTLSVIDNGIGLPAERPQTGGLANMAARAQRWRGELELLEADGGGTELDWTVPLRAAISR, encoded by the coding sequence GTGTTCTACATCGAGGACGACCACACCATCCGCAGTGTGATCGTGCGAAGGCTAACTGAATATGGCTACGACGTTGACGCCGCCGGCACCGCGATGGCCGGCCTGCGAGCGGTGACGACGAAGCAGTACGACGTCGTCCTGCTGGACCTCGGACTCCCCGATCTCGACGGAGCCGACTTACTGAGGATGATTCGCGCGTTTGCGGACCTTCCGATCATCGTGGCGAGCGCACGCGACTCCGAACGCGAAATCGTGGCCCTACTCAAGTCCGGCGCAGACGACTTCCTCGTCAAGCCGTTCTCTCTCGAGGTCTTGGTCGCGCGTATCGAGACCGTCATGAAAAGAACGCGCCGCCTGGCTAGAGCGGCGGACCAGGTCTACGAAGACGGCGTCCTCCGGCTCGATCCCGGCTTGGCTGCCGCGCACGTTGCCGGCGAACCGCTGCGCCTGACCGATGCGGAATTCGCCATCCTGAACCGGTTAGCACGCCATCCCTCACACATCTTCCGCACCGCCGAACTTAGCCGCCTCGCGGACAGCAAAGAGCTAAAGTCCACGATCTCGCGCCTGCGGCTGAAGCTGGATCGCACCCCACTAGGTGGCGCCGTCATCGCAAGCGTTCGCGACGTCGGCTATCTTTACCGGCCTCCCGACCCGCCCGCACCCACCGATGCCCAGCACACAGCGGCCAATGCGGGCGACGTGCAGAACGCCGTACGCGACGAGCGCCGCCGCATCGCACGCGACCTTCACGACGTGGTCAGCCAGCGACTATTTACGATCAGCCTAGAATTCCGCGAGTTCCCCGTAGAAGGCCCGGAAGCGCTCCGTCGGCGGGACGAGCTGGCCCGCCGGATCGACGAAGCCAACCGCGAACTCCGCGCGATTGTGCTAGCGCTGGACATTAACGAGGAGACAGAAACAATCGCCGCAGCGATCAGGCACTGCGTGGCCGACTACACCCGACAGTTGGGCTTCGCTCCAACCGTCGTCATCGACGACGCCCTTAACAGCGCGGCCGACGATCGCAACGGGCGCCAGTTCGACATCCCGACCGAACTGGAACGAGACCTGACCGCCACCCTACGAGAAGCACTCTCGAACGCCGCCCGGCATTCCGCAGCCACAGAGGTCGATGTGTCGGTCCAGGTCGACCCCGCCCGGATGCTGTTGACATTGTCTGTCATTGACAATGGAATTGGCCTGCCTGCGGAACGTCCACAGACCGGCGGCCTAGCCAACATGGCCGCCCGAGCCCAGCGCTGGCGCGGCGAGTTGGAACTCCTCGAAGCCGACGGTGGGGGCACCGAGTTGGACTGGACCGTTCCTCTTCGAGCAGCAATAAGCCGCTGA
- a CDS encoding histone-like nucleoid-structuring protein Lsr2 has product MARKVEVLLVDDIDGSTAEETMTFSLDGTNYEIDLSADNAGALRDELARYVAVARKTGKSTGSARARAAAALPKAPIGKADREQNQAIRDWANRNGLQVSARGRIPADVVEKYHAAS; this is encoded by the coding sequence ATGGCACGCAAGGTCGAAGTTCTTCTCGTTGACGACATCGACGGCAGTACCGCCGAGGAAACCATGACGTTCAGCCTCGACGGCACCAACTACGAGATCGATCTCTCCGCTGACAACGCCGGAGCGCTACGAGACGAACTCGCACGCTACGTCGCCGTCGCCCGCAAAACCGGGAAATCGACCGGTTCCGCGCGGGCCCGCGCCGCCGCGGCACTTCCGAAAGCCCCGATCGGGAAAGCCGACCGGGAACAGAACCAGGCCATCCGCGACTGGGCCAACCGCAACGGCCTCCAAGTCAGCGCTCGCGGCCGCATCCCCGCAGACGTCGTCGAGAAATACCACGCTGCTAGCTAG